The following is a genomic window from Citrifermentans bemidjiense Bem.
CGCAAGGGGAGGGGGGACAAAAGTGCAAGCGGTAGCAGTTGCCGAGGCGCACGGCGGCTAAGCAACGAGAATATGCCGCAGTTCGACTTTTTCCAAATCGGTGGGAAAAGAACAAGCTCAATTACAAAGGAGGAATCATCATGAAGTGTCCGGTATGCAACACGGTGAATCTGGTGATGGCTGAGCGCCAGGGAGTCGAGATCGATTACTGCCCTGAGTGTCGCGGCGTATGGCTCGACCGCGGCGAACTCGACAAGATCGTAGAACGTTCCAGCGCGCCCGAGGCGCCGCAGCCTCAGTACCAGG
Proteins encoded in this region:
- a CDS encoding TFIIB-type zinc ribbon-containing protein translates to MKCPVCNTVNLVMAERQGVEIDYCPECRGVWLDRGELDKIVERSSAPEAPQPQYQGQPQYQGQPQYQGQPQYQGQQQHHGYKHDDHGHGYGQKPYRKKSFLEELFD